The following are encoded together in the Osmia lignaria lignaria isolate PbOS001 chromosome 13, iyOsmLign1, whole genome shotgun sequence genome:
- the LOC117601929 gene encoding putative glutathione-specific gamma-glutamylcyclotransferase 2: MESRNENTGLWVFGYGSLCWYPGFEYKRSIVGYIKGFSRKFWQGNTTHRGTLENPGRVATLVEDTEGIVYGRAFEVQDNAALPYLENRECTLGGYMTTITAFYGREGNRNFPVIVYIATNRNEHWLGEAPLQHIAKQISECSGPSGHNVEYLLRLAEFMHRYLPEAHDEHLFTLELLVRSRIKEKNMCLTTLMGDRDFNIDLENVEIDVRDEEGNDLVGNDAANNLRENSFQFISQVPDKLLRCLKM, translated from the exons ATGGAAAGCAGAAACGAGAACACGGGCCTCTGGGTGTTCGGATACGGATCTCTGTGCTGGTATCCCGGTTTCGAATACAAAAGAAGTATCGTAGGATACATAAAGGGCTTCAGCAGGAAATTCTGGCAAGGCAACACAACCCATCGCGGTACACTTGAAAAC CCTGGACGTGTGGCTACATTGGTGGAGGACACAGAG GGCATTGTTTATGGGCGAGCATTTGAAGTCCAGGATAACGCGGCTCTACCATATTTGGAAAATCGTGAATGCACTTTGGGAGGATATATGACAACGATTACAGCATTTTACGGCCGTGAAGGAAACAGAAACTTTCCTGTCATCGTTTATATAGCTACTAACAGAAACGAGCACTGGCTTGGCGAAGCGCCCCTACAGCACATAGCGAAACAAATCTCCGAATGTTCTGGACCGAGTGGTCACAATGTTGAATATCTATTACG ATTAGCAGAATTTATGCACCGTTATCTGCCAGAAGCTCACGACGAACATCTGTTCACACTGGAACTGCTAGTGCGTTCGAggataaaagagaaaaatatgtGTCTCACGACGCTAATGGGTGACCGAGACTTTAATATCGACCTCGAGAATGTTGAAATCGATGTCAGGGATGAGGAGGGCAACGATTTGGTCGGTAATGACGCTGCCAACAATCTCAGGGAGAATTCCTTCCAATTTATCTCACAAGTACCTGATAAACTTCTGCGTTGTCTCAAAATGTAG